A single genomic interval of Candidatus Saganbacteria bacterium harbors:
- the rpoD gene encoding RNA polymerase sigma factor RpoD — translation MIEHLRAGRRSSITPEQLLQIYPEPEKNIDEIEELLSHGFKIAEEKPAKTPYLKEDELTGGVTEMHGIGVDDTVRMYLREIGRFPLLTGEEEVYLAKKVKLNERAAKHKLVNSNLRLVVSIAKKYTGRGMLFLDLVQEGNLGLIRAVEKFDHRKGYKFSTYATWWIRQAITRAIADQARTIRIPVHMVETINRLRKTSRQLLQELGRKPTEQEIARRSRISVDKVREIIKISQVPLSLEMPVGDEESSKLGDFVEDAGVVAPDEIVMHGLLREDLEEVMSSLSERERTVLKMRFGIDDGHPRTLEEVGREFHVTRERIRQIEAKALRKLKHPTRAKKLREYLRD, via the coding sequence ATGATCGAACATTTGCGGGCCGGGAGAAGAAGCTCGATAACCCCCGAGCAATTGCTCCAAATATATCCTGAACCCGAAAAGAACATCGACGAGATAGAGGAGCTCTTGTCGCACGGCTTTAAGATCGCGGAAGAAAAACCGGCGAAGACCCCATATCTTAAAGAAGACGAACTGACAGGCGGCGTCACCGAAATGCACGGCATCGGCGTTGACGACACTGTCAGGATGTACCTGCGCGAGATCGGGCGATTCCCACTTTTAACCGGCGAGGAAGAAGTATATCTTGCAAAAAAAGTAAAATTGAACGAACGCGCGGCAAAGCATAAGCTAGTAAATTCAAATCTTCGGCTTGTGGTTTCGATCGCAAAAAAATATACCGGCCGCGGAATGCTATTCTTGGATCTGGTACAAGAAGGCAACCTAGGTCTTATTCGAGCGGTTGAAAAGTTCGACCACAGGAAAGGCTACAAATTTTCGACTTACGCCACTTGGTGGATAAGACAAGCAATAACTAGAGCTATAGCCGACCAAGCCCGTACAATAAGAATACCTGTCCATATGGTTGAAACAATAAACCGTTTAAGAAAAACAAGCCGACAGCTTTTGCAGGAATTGGGAAGAAAACCTACAGAACAAGAAATAGCGAGAAGGTCTCGTATATCCGTTGATAAAGTACGCGAGATAATAAAGATCTCCCAAGTTCCATTATCACTTGAAATGCCAGTTGGGGACGAAGAATCTTCAAAACTAGGCGATTTCGTGGAAGATGCGGGGGTTGTAGCGCCTGATGAGATAGTCATGCACGGATTATTGAGGGAAGATCTTGAAGAAGTAATGTCGTCGCTTTCCGAACGGGAACGAACAGTTCTTAAAATGCGATTTGGTATCGATGACGGCCACCCAAGGACACTAGAAGAGGTGGGACGCGAATTCCATGTCACTCGAGAAAGAATAAGACAGATCGAAGCCAAAGCTTTACGCAAACTCAAACACCCTACCAGGGCAAAGAAACTTCGCGAATATTTGAGGGATTGA
- a CDS encoding DNA primase: MIPESLINELKEKADIVSIVSSYVAVKKKGKNYLGLCPFHSEKTPSFVVSQEKSMFHCFGCGAGGNVFTFVMKMENTDFLQAAEIIGDKIGVHIERSAYDEKNREQKNHLYALAEAACEFFELNIDGANEYIKKRGIADPKLFRLGFAPNSWDAISKYLLSRGAKLEDLLKLGLIIPRPNAQGYYDRFRDRLIFPITDHRNRVVGFSGRALNNEEPKYLNSPDSEIFVKGDNLYNLGLAKDAIKQQKFALVVEGNVDVISIYEAGIKNVIAPLGTAFTPRQAKLIKRFSDMVVLAFDADPAGVAATERAQEILKEADVRIRIAQLKDAKDPDEMIKRSGKEAFIESVKASCPALEFKLRRVIGRFNLNEAEARARAAHEASAILSDEKDKILQSEYIKLASQLIGISAELLEGEVKSKYSFYRARSSLRRTTAKPSSKVIEAQKKLIRLMIEWDEATVRIKDELQLENFGRYEELAKKIFESPANVVLENLANTDEGKILREIMLSEEPLEDRELILSDCINSLKAEAIKNKMEALRNAFSDSEKKGGAEAIASMNKEYLGLNEIFRSLAR, translated from the coding sequence TTGATCCCAGAATCATTGATCAACGAACTAAAAGAAAAGGCCGACATCGTCTCAATCGTGTCGTCCTATGTAGCTGTCAAAAAAAAAGGAAAGAATTACCTGGGCCTATGCCCTTTCCATTCCGAAAAAACCCCTTCATTTGTGGTATCGCAAGAAAAGAGCATGTTCCATTGCTTCGGCTGTGGCGCAGGAGGAAATGTCTTTACTTTCGTCATGAAGATGGAAAATACCGATTTTTTGCAGGCGGCAGAGATCATAGGCGACAAGATCGGGGTCCATATCGAAAGATCGGCTTACGACGAAAAAAACAGGGAACAAAAAAATCATTTATACGCTCTTGCGGAAGCGGCATGCGAGTTCTTTGAATTAAATATCGATGGGGCTAATGAATATATAAAAAAACGCGGGATCGCCGATCCAAAATTGTTCAGGCTCGGGTTCGCGCCGAATTCTTGGGACGCAATCTCCAAATATTTATTGTCCCGCGGTGCGAAACTTGAGGATCTGTTAAAACTTGGGCTTATAATCCCGAGGCCGAACGCTCAAGGATATTACGACCGTTTTCGCGATCGCCTGATATTCCCGATAACAGACCATAGGAACAGAGTCGTCGGATTTTCGGGACGCGCTCTTAATAACGAGGAGCCGAAATATTTGAACTCTCCCGATTCGGAAATTTTTGTCAAAGGGGACAACTTGTACAATTTGGGGCTTGCAAAAGATGCGATAAAACAGCAAAAGTTCGCGCTTGTGGTTGAAGGCAACGTGGATGTCATATCAATTTATGAGGCGGGAATAAAAAATGTCATAGCGCCTCTTGGGACGGCCTTCACGCCAAGGCAGGCAAAGCTTATAAAGAGATTTTCCGATATGGTGGTCTTGGCTTTTGATGCGGATCCCGCGGGAGTTGCGGCAACCGAACGCGCACAAGAAATCCTAAAAGAAGCTGATGTTCGAATAAGAATTGCTCAACTAAAAGACGCTAAAGATCCAGATGAGATGATAAAGAGATCCGGAAAAGAAGCCTTTATCGAAAGCGTAAAAGCATCATGCCCTGCCCTTGAATTTAAACTTAGGCGCGTTATCGGGCGCTTTAATTTGAATGAAGCGGAAGCTCGCGCGCGCGCAGCCCATGAAGCATCCGCGATCCTATCGGACGAAAAAGACAAGATACTGCAAAGCGAATACATAAAGCTAGCGTCACAGTTGATCGGGATTTCGGCCGAATTGCTTGAAGGCGAAGTTAAAAGCAAATATTCTTTTTATAGGGCAAGAAGCAGTCTGCGGCGGACAACGGCAAAGCCATCTTCAAAAGTTATTGAAGCACAGAAAAAATTGATCAGATTAATGATCGAGTGGGATGAAGCAACCGTTAGGATAAAAGATGAATTGCAGTTAGAGAATTTTGGACGATACGAAGAACTCGCAAAGAAAATATTTGAAAGCCCGGCAAATGTTGTCTTGGAAAACCTGGCGAATACTGATGAAGGCAAAATATTACGGGAGATAATGTTAAGCGAGGAACCCTTGGAAGACCGGGAACTCATACTCTCCGACTGCATCAATTCCCTCAAAGCGGAGGCTATAAAGAACAAGATGGAAGCGCTCCGAAATGCGTTTTCTGACTCTGAAAAAAAGGGGGGGGCGGAAGCCATTGCTTCCATGAATAAAGAATATTTGGGCCTAAATGAAATTTTTAGGTCCCTTGCACGATAG
- a CDS encoding deoxyguanosinetriphosphate triphosphohydrolase: MKLIRTDIEAREKASLSPFACLSSGTKGRKRPEDECPYRTAFQRDRDKIIHCKSFRRLKHKTQVFISPSGDHYRTRLTHTLEVSQIARTIARALRLNEDLAEVIALGHDLGHTPFGHAGEFALDDILKDNYGQRFHHNLQSLRVVEVLERAGLGLNLCKEVLDGIKNHPSESVWPNTLEGKIVRLSDRFAYIRHDIEDAIDAKVLKKSDLPKKYMDTLGEKILDTLVGDIIENSFDKPNIKLSDKIQEAIDGLYDFMYKNVYTNPLAKKEESKVPILLQQLFRHYHYDAKFQKGIENAQQLQHTIDFIAGMTDRFAINKFNELFVPSEWRTTL, encoded by the coding sequence CTGAAACTTATTAGGACTGATATAGAAGCGAGGGAGAAAGCAAGCCTTTCTCCCTTTGCTTGTCTTTCGTCCGGCACAAAAGGACGAAAACGCCCTGAAGACGAATGCCCTTACAGGACAGCGTTCCAAAGGGACAGGGACAAAATAATCCACTGCAAATCTTTTAGGAGATTAAAACATAAGACGCAAGTATTTATATCTCCATCAGGAGACCATTACAGGACCCGATTGACGCATACGCTTGAAGTCTCGCAGATCGCACGGACGATCGCGCGCGCATTAAGATTAAACGAAGACCTGGCCGAAGTGATAGCTTTGGGCCACGACTTGGGCCATACGCCATTTGGGCACGCTGGAGAATTCGCGCTCGATGATATTCTAAAAGATAATTACGGGCAGAGGTTCCATCACAATCTCCAAAGTTTAAGGGTTGTAGAAGTTTTGGAGAGAGCCGGGCTTGGTTTGAATCTTTGCAAGGAAGTTTTGGATGGGATAAAAAACCACCCAAGCGAATCGGTTTGGCCGAACACGCTTGAAGGGAAAATAGTCAGGCTTTCCGACCGTTTCGCCTATATAAGGCATGATATAGAAGACGCGATCGATGCAAAAGTATTAAAGAAATCTGATCTGCCAAAAAAATATATGGATACGCTTGGTGAAAAAATATTGGATACGCTTGTAGGAGATATAATCGAGAACAGCTTTGATAAGCCCAATATTAAATTGTCTGACAAGATACAAGAAGCGATAGACGGCCTTTATGATTTTATGTATAAAAATGTTTATACAAATCCTCTGGCCAAAAAGGAAGAATCAAAGGTCCCGATACTTCTCCAACAATTGTTCAGGCATTATCATTACGACGCGAAATTCCAGAAAGGCATCGAGAATGCGCAACAGCTACAGCATACAATAGACTTTATCGCAGGCATGACAGACAGGTTCGCAATAAATAAATTCAATGAATTATTCGTCCCGTCCGAATGGAGAACAACGCTTTGA
- a CDS encoding pyruvate, phosphate dikinase, whose product MVKSLKGKSQKFVYLFGGSKTDGNASLKNLLGGKGANLAEMGKLGIPVPAGYTITTEMCTVYYKMDRKYPKTLQGQMEEGIRHIEKAMGAKFGDHENPLLVSVRSGARVSMPGMMDTVLNLGLNDKTVKGLAKQSKNERFAYDAYRRFVQMYGDVVLGLKPQTKTDIDPFEEIMDEVKKERGVKLDVELDIAALKELVKRFKAAIKERKGFDFPEDPWKQLWGAVEAVFGSWMGERAIKYRQINKVPHEWGTAVNVQAMVFGNMGNDSGTGVAFTRNPSTGERKFYGEYLINAQGEDVVAGIRTPEPVNSSTKSSPDQKTLEEVMPTPYKTLVAIYKKLENHYKDMQDIEFTIQKGKLWMLQTRNGKRTAPAALKIACDMVNEKLIDINTALLRISPDQLDQLLHPMFNPKAKKEVIAKGLPASPGAATGQVVFHADDAETWAADGKKIILVRIETSPEDIGGMDVAQGILTARGGMTSHAAVVARGMGKCCVAGCGALHIDYKAKQFSVNGTTIKEGDWISLNGSTGEVMKGQVPTINPELSGEFGKIMGWADKVRTMNVRTNADTPNDAKVARGFGAEGIGLCRTEHMFFEGDRIKAVREMILADDVVGRKKALLKLLPMQKGDFLGIFEAMKGLPVTIRLLDPPLHEFVPHEIKQQQEMADEMGISLEKIKQKINSLHEFNPMLGHRGCRLGIIYPEITEMQAQAIMQAACELKKKGIDVRPEIMVPLVGEEKEYLNQMEIIKQVAEETIKKYGVKVKYMIGTMIEIPRACITADKIAEVAEFFSCGTNDLTQMALGLSRDDSGKFLPAYVDLGIYKNDPFQVIDAEGVGQLVEMAVERGRKTRPDLKVGICGEHGGDPQSVEFCHNAGLNYVSCSPYRVPIARLAAAHAVLKSKKK is encoded by the coding sequence ATGGTAAAAAGTTTAAAGGGGAAAAGCCAGAAGTTCGTGTATCTATTCGGGGGTTCAAAGACTGACGGGAATGCGAGTTTGAAGAATTTGTTGGGAGGTAAAGGCGCCAACCTCGCGGAGATGGGCAAGCTTGGGATCCCGGTTCCTGCTGGATATACGATCACAACCGAAATGTGCACGGTCTATTACAAAATGGACCGCAAATATCCAAAGACGCTTCAAGGACAAATGGAAGAAGGCATCCGCCATATTGAAAAAGCGATGGGAGCTAAATTCGGCGATCACGAAAATCCACTTCTAGTTTCAGTTCGTTCGGGAGCCCGTGTATCCATGCCCGGAATGATGGACACAGTATTAAATCTTGGCTTGAACGACAAGACAGTGAAAGGCCTTGCGAAACAATCTAAAAATGAAAGGTTCGCGTATGATGCATACCGCAGATTCGTACAGATGTACGGAGATGTGGTATTGGGCCTCAAGCCGCAAACTAAAACAGATATCGATCCATTTGAAGAGATCATGGACGAAGTAAAAAAGGAAAGAGGAGTCAAGCTCGACGTTGAATTAGATATTGCCGCTCTTAAAGAACTAGTAAAAAGATTCAAGGCCGCAATAAAAGAAAGAAAAGGCTTTGATTTCCCCGAAGACCCATGGAAACAATTATGGGGAGCGGTCGAAGCCGTATTCGGATCATGGATGGGCGAACGCGCCATCAAATACAGACAGATAAACAAAGTTCCTCACGAATGGGGAACGGCTGTAAACGTCCAAGCAATGGTATTTGGGAACATGGGAAACGATTCGGGAACAGGCGTTGCTTTCACGCGCAACCCATCGACCGGAGAGAGAAAATTCTACGGTGAATATTTGATCAACGCCCAAGGCGAGGACGTAGTTGCAGGTATCCGTACGCCTGAGCCTGTTAATTCTTCGACAAAGTCATCTCCTGACCAAAAGACATTGGAAGAAGTCATGCCGACACCTTATAAAACTTTGGTTGCGATATATAAAAAACTTGAGAACCATTATAAGGACATGCAGGATATCGAGTTTACGATCCAAAAAGGAAAACTATGGATGCTGCAGACTCGCAACGGCAAACGCACGGCCCCTGCCGCCCTAAAGATCGCATGTGATATGGTAAACGAAAAGTTGATCGACATTAATACTGCATTATTGAGAATTTCTCCCGACCAGCTAGACCAGCTTTTGCACCCGATGTTTAATCCAAAAGCCAAAAAAGAAGTTATAGCAAAAGGACTTCCAGCGTCACCTGGAGCCGCAACGGGACAAGTAGTATTCCACGCGGATGACGCGGAAACATGGGCAGCGGACGGCAAGAAAATAATCCTTGTGAGGATTGAAACATCGCCTGAAGATATCGGCGGCATGGACGTTGCCCAAGGGATATTGACCGCTCGCGGCGGCATGACCTCCCACGCGGCAGTTGTCGCCCGCGGCATGGGAAAATGCTGCGTCGCTGGATGCGGAGCTTTGCATATCGATTACAAGGCAAAGCAATTCTCGGTTAACGGCACAACGATCAAAGAAGGGGACTGGATCTCCCTAAACGGCAGCACGGGCGAAGTTATGAAAGGCCAAGTCCCAACGATCAATCCTGAACTCTCGGGAGAATTTGGAAAGATCATGGGTTGGGCTGACAAAGTTAGGACCATGAACGTCAGGACAAACGCCGATACTCCAAATGATGCAAAAGTTGCAAGAGGTTTTGGCGCCGAAGGAATTGGCCTTTGCCGCACGGAACATATGTTCTTTGAAGGCGATAGGATCAAAGCTGTGCGTGAAATGATCTTGGCCGACGATGTTGTTGGCCGCAAGAAAGCGTTATTGAAACTTCTTCCTATGCAAAAGGGGGATTTCCTTGGCATATTCGAAGCAATGAAGGGATTGCCTGTAACAATCCGCTTGCTCGACCCGCCGCTTCATGAATTTGTGCCTCACGAGATAAAACAACAGCAGGAAATGGCTGATGAAATGGGGATATCGCTCGAAAAGATCAAGCAGAAAATAAATTCTCTCCATGAATTCAACCCGATGCTCGGGCATCGCGGATGCCGTCTTGGAATAATCTATCCCGAGATCACAGAGATGCAGGCACAAGCTATAATGCAGGCCGCATGCGAACTTAAGAAAAAAGGTATCGATGTCCGCCCGGAGATAATGGTCCCGTTGGTCGGCGAAGAAAAAGAATATTTGAACCAAATGGAGATCATAAAACAAGTCGCGGAAGAAACGATAAAGAAATACGGCGTCAAAGTTAAATACATGATAGGCACAATGATCGAGATCCCAAGAGCATGTATTACAGCCGATAAGATCGCAGAAGTTGCGGAATTCTTCTCATGCGGGACAAATGACCTGACACAGATGGCACTGGGACTTTCACGCGATGACTCTGGTAAATTCCTTCCCGCGTATGTTGACCTGGGAATTTATAAAAATGATCCGTTCCAAGTTATTGATGCGGAAGGCGTTGGCCAGCTTGTTGAAATGGCGGTTGAACGCGGGCGCAAAACTCGCCCGGACCTTAAAGTCGGCATTTGTGGAGAACACGGCGGAGACCCTCAATCTGTCGAGTTCTGCCACAATGCGGGACTCAATTATGTAAGCTGTTCGCCATACAGAGTTCCAATTGCACGCCTCGCGGCTGCGCATGCGGTTCTCAAAAGTAAAAAGAAATAA
- the rsfS gene encoding ribosome silencing factor, translating into MRNKQDTDKLIKLVIDAAEDKKAINPIIIDVTRAGKFADYMIIISGDSTPQLKAIVREIESRVKARGIKGIVWEGSKESGWLIYDLGDILVHIMSEKERAFYDLEGLWGKEAVVYHE; encoded by the coding sequence TTGAGAAATAAGCAAGATACTGATAAACTTATAAAGCTTGTAATTGATGCCGCGGAAGACAAGAAAGCGATCAATCCGATCATTATCGATGTTACGCGCGCAGGCAAATTTGCCGACTACATGATTATTATTTCGGGAGATTCGACCCCTCAATTAAAAGCTATCGTAAGAGAAATAGAATCACGAGTTAAAGCTCGCGGCATAAAGGGGATCGTTTGGGAAGGATCCAAAGAATCCGGCTGGCTCATATATGATCTTGGCGACATTTTGGTGCATATCATGTCCGAAAAAGAACGCGCGTTCTATGATCTGGAAGGTCTTTGGGGCAAAGAGGCGGTTGTATATCATGAATAA
- a CDS encoding LCP family protein yields MRNNWESDYIKKIYGQKYSGPKYKIPFNGIFISFIILLITFSAFFGFTLAVISKFMLFETLLTLIPGDKFLGETNVVILGVDGEGPVKRSDSVMVAHINPATNTVGLVSIPRDTRVEIAGRGEDKINHAFAFGGPDLSRKTAENFLGVKIPYYIVINFAGVRNLINEIGGIEINVEKRMYYVDNSQGLFVDLYPGRQRLDGKNALAYMRYRTDGGDLNRILRQQKFIKALASQITNKENVLRSPGILLRLFSYMDSNLDTKQILGLALNMRRIYDYGQIKMSLLQGYDEIIDGVYYMRPDPRKIKEAVTGYLTDRVSLEK; encoded by the coding sequence ATGCGAAATAATTGGGAATCGGATTACATAAAAAAGATATACGGGCAGAAATATTCGGGCCCAAAATATAAAATACCTTTCAACGGGATATTTATTTCATTCATTATACTTCTTATAACTTTTTCAGCTTTTTTTGGGTTTACCCTTGCTGTCATATCAAAATTCATGCTTTTTGAGACATTGCTTACGCTGATCCCGGGCGACAAATTTTTGGGTGAAACAAATGTGGTCATACTGGGCGTTGACGGGGAAGGCCCCGTAAAAAGGTCCGACAGCGTAATGGTCGCCCACATTAATCCGGCAACGAATACCGTCGGCCTTGTTTCGATACCGAGGGATACGCGGGTAGAAATAGCCGGCCGGGGGGAAGACAAGATAAATCATGCTTTTGCGTTCGGCGGCCCGGACCTTTCGCGAAAGACCGCGGAAAACTTTTTAGGGGTAAAGATCCCATATTATATAGTGATCAATTTTGCCGGGGTCAGGAATCTCATCAATGAGATCGGCGGGATAGAGATAAATGTTGAAAAAAGGATGTACTATGTCGACAATTCCCAAGGATTATTTGTCGATCTGTACCCCGGAAGGCAGCGCTTGGACGGAAAAAATGCCCTGGCCTATATGCGATACAGGACTGACGGAGGGGATCTAAACAGGATATTGCGCCAGCAAAAATTCATAAAAGCCCTCGCATCGCAGATCACAAATAAAGAAAATGTTTTGAGGTCGCCGGGGATATTGCTCCGGCTGTTCTCGTACATGGATTCCAACCTGGATACCAAGCAGATATTGGGGCTGGCGCTTAACATGCGCAGGATATACGATTACGGACAGATCAAAATGTCCCTGCTCCAAGGATACGACGAGATCATAGACGGCGTGTATTACATGAGACCCGACCCTAGGAAGATAAAAGAGGCCGTAACGGGCTATTTGACGGACAGGGTAAGCCTTGAGAAATAA
- the yqeK gene encoding bis(5'-nucleosyl)-tetraphosphatase (symmetrical) YqeK, whose product MKKDDRKRLGVQLKKWLPKDRFNHSLRVEKEAIKLAKHYKVSLDQASIAALLHDCGKYIEAGHMHARLGAVLAKEVFGIHDHNILNAIAKHTVGSENMTILEKILYLADHIESGRRFNGVEKIRAMAYKNMDKAIIMSTSMMIGSLLESGYPISEQTIRTRNYYIMGGKKGTNAK is encoded by the coding sequence ATGAAGAAGGATGATCGCAAAAGGCTCGGCGTCCAACTAAAAAAATGGCTTCCGAAGGATCGTTTTAACCACTCATTAAGAGTTGAAAAAGAAGCGATAAAACTTGCCAAGCATTATAAGGTCAGTTTGGATCAAGCTTCTATCGCCGCCCTCCTCCACGACTGCGGAAAATATATCGAAGCGGGACACATGCATGCGCGGCTCGGAGCGGTGCTCGCAAAAGAAGTTTTTGGCATTCACGATCATAATATACTGAACGCAATTGCAAAGCATACGGTCGGCTCCGAGAATATGACCATTTTGGAAAAAATATTATATCTTGCAGACCATATCGAAAGCGGAAGGCGATTCAATGGCGTCGAGAAAATAAGGGCGATGGCCTACAAGAATATGGATAAGGCAATAATAATGTCCACAAGCATGATGATCGGATCGCTCTTGGAAAGCGGTTATCCGATATCAGAACAGACTATCAGGACGAGGAACTATTATATTATGGGCGGGAAAAAAGGCACTAATGCGAAATAA
- a CDS encoding NTP transferase domain-containing protein, whose translation MNNIAAIILAAGKGVRMQSDLPKVFHKLGGKPLLQHVIETAQNIGIKDIYVVVGHKKELLVDYFKGWPVKFISQDEQLGTGHAVLMAQPFLKDFNGTVLVLAGDVPLLSAETLNKLIDFHVSHKAAATDLTAKLDDAGNYGRIVRGKDGKVLRIVEKKDASAEELQIQEINSGTFCFNSEDLFSALTKLKPENAQKEHYLTDTIEILNKMDRPVFAYMTGDFKETLGINTKEELAALEARLK comes from the coding sequence ATGAATAACATTGCGGCGATAATTTTAGCTGCGGGGAAAGGCGTCAGGATGCAATCGGATCTCCCGAAGGTTTTTCACAAACTCGGGGGAAAACCACTGCTTCAGCACGTTATAGAAACAGCCCAAAATATCGGGATCAAAGATATCTATGTCGTAGTAGGTCATAAAAAAGAATTGTTGGTCGACTATTTCAAGGGCTGGCCCGTAAAATTTATTTCGCAGGACGAACAATTGGGGACAGGCCATGCAGTTTTGATGGCACAGCCGTTTTTAAAAGATTTTAATGGCACTGTTTTGGTTTTGGCAGGAGATGTCCCGCTTCTTTCGGCAGAAACTTTAAATAAGCTCATCGATTTTCATGTGAGCCATAAGGCCGCGGCGACCGACCTAACCGCAAAACTTGACGATGCCGGAAATTATGGAAGGATCGTCAGGGGCAAAGACGGCAAGGTTTTGAGAATAGTTGAGAAAAAAGATGCGAGTGCGGAAGAACTTCAGATCCAAGAGATAAATTCAGGTACTTTTTGTTTTAATTCCGAGGACCTTTTTTCGGCGCTGACAAAATTGAAGCCGGAGAACGCGCAAAAAGAACATTATTTGACGGACACTATAGAAATATTAAACAAAATGGATCGCCCCGTGTTTGCATATATGACGGGCGATTTCAAGGAAACCCTCGGTATAAATACCAAAGAAGAATTAGCTGCGCTTGAAGCCCGCCTAAAATAA